The Candidatus Babeliales bacterium genome contains the following window.
GAATCTATTTTTTTGTCTGTTTTAACACTTCTATGTCGGGTCCCCGTACCCCATAATGATTACATTTCCAGCATTTTCCACGGTTTGATGATATAGGATATTGTTTTTCACAAGGGCAGTTGCAGGGGCCACAGCTACTCGTTGAGACGTAATAATAATTTTTATTATCATATTTTTCAGTTAAATGTTTGCTGTTATCAAGGCAATCAGGTGATGCGTGCATACTCGTGGCAATGGTGAGCATGGGAATCAATAGCAATAATAGTTTCATTATTGTTCTCCTTTTTTCTTTTCAGATTTTTTTTCTTCAAGGATGTGTGCGTTGTCTCGGTTGGTTAGATTCCAATATTGATCATAATCATCAGCGAAAAATGTAGGGGCTTTGGTTTTGTGATCCACGGTTCCTATGCACGTGGGACAGCTGTATAGGCTGTATGTGGGAAATAATAACGAGATTGTAATGAGCACGGTATGACATATTATTTTTTTCATATTTTTCCTATATCTACACGCATTAAAAAAACAAATTAGATCATATTTACATATAATGATAATTGATCTAGTTTCAAAAAGGCAATAATGGCGTGAAAAAATAAGAATAAAGCGACGCCAGAGTAGAAAACTTGCGACCGTATTGGCAAGCCTCCATCTTTGTTACACTACGCCCGACAGCCTGTGACGGCGATCGGGTGTCAACAACTTCCTACAATCTTTCATCTATTACAATAACCATCGATTTGTTTTTGGGTGGGCTATTATAAAGTATGAGTAATGTTTTTGTTTTGGTTGTACATAAATGAGCTGGTTGTGTTTAAATCAGCGAGAAATTCTTGCACATGCGGCCCATACTGCGGATGTTGTAGAGCAATGCCGATAACTGCTTTGATCCAACCCAGTGGATTGCCAACATCGTATCGCATACCATTTACTTTATATGCAAACACTTTCTCATTATTTTTCATCATTTGGCTGATACCATCGGTCAGTTGAAGTTCATCATGTGCATATACTTTGATTTCATCAAGTGCATTAAATACTTTATGAGAGAGCACATAGCGGCCAATGATTGCTAAATTTGACGGAGCATCTTTTTGATTTGGTTTTTCAACAAGGTTAGCGACTTGGAATAGGTTTGGCGTGATCTGTTTTTTGACATCAATAATACCATACGATGATACGCAATGATCAGGCACTTCTTGTACTGCAATGACGCTTCCTTTTTCTTGTCGTGCTACGCGAATCAGCTGTGCAAGTGCGGGATCAGATCCGACAATAATATCGTCAGGAAGAAATACACCAAAGTACTCTTTACCAATAGTATGTCGTGCTTGCAAAATGGCATGTCCTAGCCCAAGTGGTTCAGATTGTCGAATATAGGTAAAATGTGCAAGGCGAATGAGCTTTTCAAGCCCAGCCATAACCTTTTCTTTGCCCCGTTCTTTAAGTATTAGTTCAAGTTCTGGGCTAAAATCAAAATAGTCAGCGATAGCCTGTTTATTTTTATCAGTGATAATTAAAAATTGGGATATATCGGAATTAATCCCTTCTTCAATACTGTATTGAATCGCCGGCTTATTAAGCAGGGGTACCATCTCTTTTGGAATTGCTTTAGTCAAAGGGAGAAATCGGGTGCCTAGGCCAGCAGCAGGAATAATTGCTTTTATGATATCCATTAATAATCCTTTATTATCATGTTTTGATTAAAATTGGTTAAGAAAATGTATAGAACTTGAATGAAATAGGCGAATGTCATTGATGCCATATTTAAGCATTGCAAGTCGCTCGAGGCCCATGCCGAATGCAAATCCTGAATAAATATTTGGGTCGATCGAGCATGCTTTCAGTACATTCGGGTGAATAAGACCTGCGCCAAGTAGTTCAATCCATCGAGTTTTTTTACAGGTTGAGCAACCGGTAGTACAAAAAGGGCAGGTTGCATCAATTTCTACTCCTGGTTCTACAAAAGGGAAATAACCAGGACGTACACGAATCTCTAAATCTTTTTTTTCAAATAATTGTTGTAAAAATGTTTTGGCAGTAGCGAGTAAGTGAGCCATGGACACGTTTTTATCAACAAACATACATTCGATTTGTGCAAACAAAA
Protein-coding sequences here:
- a CDS encoding UTP--glucose-1-phosphate uridylyltransferase; the protein is MDIIKAIIPAAGLGTRFLPLTKAIPKEMVPLLNKPAIQYSIEEGINSDISQFLIITDKNKQAIADYFDFSPELELILKERGKEKVMAGLEKLIRLAHFTYIRQSEPLGLGHAILQARHTIGKEYFGVFLPDDIIVGSDPALAQLIRVARQEKGSVIAVQEVPDHCVSSYGIIDVKKQITPNLFQVANLVEKPNQKDAPSNLAIIGRYVLSHKVFNALDEIKVYAHDELQLTDGISQMMKNNEKVFAYKVNGMRYDVGNPLGWIKAVIGIALQHPQYGPHVQEFLADLNTTSSFMYNQNKNITHTL